From Halotia branconii CENA392, the proteins below share one genomic window:
- the pyrH gene encoding UMP kinase — MGTNYRRVLLKVSGEALMGNMGYGIDPEVVKEIAQEVAEVIATGAQIAIVVGGGNIFRGVKAASAGMDRATADYIGMIATVMNAMTLQDSLERIGVQTRVQTAIAMQELAEPYIRRRAIRHLEKGRVVIFGAGSGNPFFTTDTTAALRAAEIDAEVIFKATKVDGVYDADPHVYPNAKRFTSLTYAHVLAQDLRVMDSTAIALCKENNIPILVFDLSVRGNIHRAVMGESIGTLVGGSCEIS, encoded by the coding sequence ATGGGAACGAATTACCGACGGGTTTTACTCAAAGTGAGTGGTGAAGCCTTAATGGGCAACATGGGCTATGGCATTGACCCAGAAGTGGTCAAAGAGATAGCACAAGAGGTAGCAGAGGTAATAGCCACTGGCGCTCAAATCGCTATCGTCGTTGGCGGCGGCAATATTTTTCGTGGTGTCAAAGCGGCATCGGCGGGGATGGACAGAGCAACCGCTGACTACATAGGCATGATTGCCACGGTAATGAATGCCATGACGCTACAAGATTCGCTGGAACGAATAGGGGTACAGACGCGGGTGCAGACTGCGATCGCTATGCAAGAATTAGCGGAGCCGTATATTCGTCGTCGTGCCATCCGTCATCTTGAAAAAGGGCGGGTGGTAATTTTTGGTGCTGGTTCAGGAAATCCATTTTTTACCACTGACACCACTGCGGCCTTAAGAGCCGCAGAAATTGATGCAGAAGTGATTTTTAAAGCCACCAAGGTAGACGGAGTGTACGATGCTGACCCCCACGTCTATCCTAATGCCAAACGTTTTACCAGCCTTACCTATGCCCACGTTCTGGCTCAAGATTTACGGGTAATGGATAGTACTGCGATTGCCTTGTGTAAAGAAAATAATATCCCCATTTTAGTATTTGACTTATCGGTGCGAGGTAATATCCATCGAGCAGTCATGGGAGAATCAATCGGCACCCTTGTGGGAGGTTCTTGTGAAATTAGCTGA
- a CDS encoding amino acid ABC transporter ATP-binding protein: MSEHNPIIIAEDVHKWYGKFHVLQGVTLTVNRGEVVVLMGPSGSGKSTFIRTFNALEEYQQGKIIIDGITLSHDLRNIETIRREVGMVFQQFNLFPHLTVQQNITLAPTWVRRWNKAKSQELAMQLLERVGILEQAQKYPGQLSGGQQQRVAIARALAMQPKIMLFDEPTSALDPEMVREVLDVMRNLASEGMTMVVVTHEVGFAREVADRVVLMDSGSLVESATPDAFFTNPTEERTRKFLSQIL, from the coding sequence ATGTCAGAACACAACCCGATAATTATCGCTGAAGATGTTCATAAATGGTACGGCAAATTTCACGTTCTCCAAGGTGTGACCTTAACAGTAAACCGTGGAGAAGTGGTCGTATTAATGGGGCCTTCTGGTTCCGGCAAATCCACCTTTATCCGCACATTTAACGCTCTAGAAGAATATCAACAAGGCAAAATAATTATTGACGGTATTACTCTCAGCCATGACTTGCGAAATATAGAAACAATTCGCCGAGAAGTGGGAATGGTATTTCAACAGTTCAACTTATTTCCTCATCTGACGGTACAGCAAAATATCACCTTGGCTCCGACTTGGGTACGGCGATGGAACAAAGCAAAGTCTCAAGAATTAGCAATGCAACTTCTAGAAAGAGTAGGGATTTTAGAACAGGCGCAGAAATATCCTGGACAGTTATCTGGTGGACAGCAACAACGAGTAGCGATCGCTCGTGCTTTAGCTATGCAGCCTAAAATTATGCTATTTGATGAACCCACCTCAGCTTTAGATCCGGAGATGGTACGAGAAGTTCTAGATGTAATGCGAAATCTTGCTAGTGAGGGAATGACGATGGTAGTTGTCACCCATGAAGTCGGATTTGCGCGTGAAGTTGCAGACCGAGTAGTTCTCATGGATAGTGGTTCCCTCGTCGAGTCAGCCACCCCTGATGCCTTTTTCACTAACCCTACAGAAGAACGGACTCGCAAATTTTTATCACAAATTCTCTAA
- a CDS encoding amino acid ABC transporter permease — protein sequence MTQLTWLRKNLFSTWYNSLLTVLCLVFLFWVGRGFLIWATTQAQWAVIKVNLPLFLVGRFPQDLYWRIWIVLAIAATLTAVTAGVVFSKQQFTKRRIALFICIVSALLVIVPLNLTSRLWLGLIAGLLIAGFGIGKSFAKTIAPWLSLNWLLSFLLILWLIGGGLGLQPVSTNLWNGLLLTLLTAIVSIVLSFPIGVLLALGRTSNLPIVRWFCILYIELVRGLPLIGILFLAQVMLPLFLPGDVRLDRVLRGIAGLVLFSAAYMAENVRGGLQAIPRGQIEAAKALGFNTPFVIILIVLPQALRAVIPAIVGQFIGLFKDTSLLSLLGLVELTGIARSILAQPQFIGRYAEVYLFIGLIYWIFCYSMSLASRRLEKQLS from the coding sequence ATGACACAATTAACTTGGCTGCGTAAAAATCTCTTTAGTACTTGGTATAACAGTTTATTAACGGTTCTCTGCTTAGTATTTCTCTTTTGGGTCGGGCGGGGATTTCTAATTTGGGCAACGACTCAAGCACAGTGGGCAGTAATTAAAGTTAATTTACCTTTATTCTTAGTGGGAAGATTTCCCCAAGATTTGTATTGGCGAATTTGGATTGTCTTGGCGATCGCTGCGACTTTAACAGCTGTAACTGCGGGCGTTGTCTTTAGCAAACAACAGTTTACAAAACGTAGAATTGCCTTATTTATTTGTATTGTGAGCGCTCTGTTAGTTATTGTACCGTTAAATTTGACATCCCGTCTGTGGTTAGGATTAATTGCAGGTTTACTAATTGCAGGTTTTGGAATCGGAAAAAGCTTTGCTAAAACAATAGCTCCCTGGCTTTCTTTAAATTGGCTATTATCTTTCTTGCTAATTCTGTGGTTAATTGGCGGTGGTTTGGGCTTGCAACCCGTATCTACAAATTTGTGGAATGGTTTGTTACTTACCCTGTTAACAGCAATAGTTAGTATTGTTCTTTCCTTTCCTATTGGTGTGTTATTAGCTTTAGGACGCACTAGTAATTTGCCTATTGTCCGTTGGTTTTGTATTCTGTACATTGAGCTTGTCCGGGGATTACCGCTGATTGGGATTTTGTTTCTTGCTCAGGTGATGTTGCCGTTATTTCTACCAGGAGATGTACGTTTAGATCGAGTTTTACGAGGAATTGCTGGATTAGTTTTATTTAGTGCTGCTTATATGGCAGAAAACGTGCGCGGTGGACTTCAAGCAATCCCGCGTGGGCAAATTGAAGCTGCCAAAGCCTTAGGATTCAATACGCCATTTGTAATTATATTAATTGTTTTACCTCAAGCTTTGCGTGCCGTTATTCCTGCAATTGTCGGTCAGTTTATCGGTTTATTTAAAGATACTTCACTCTTATCTTTATTAGGATTAGTAGAACTTACAGGTATTGCCCGTTCTATATTGGCGCAACCCCAATTTATTGGTCGCTATGCAGAAGTTTATCTATTTATCGGCTTAATTTACTGGATATTTTGTTATTCTATGTCTTTAGCTTCTCGGCGATTAGAAAAACAGTTGAGTTAA
- a CDS encoding mechanosensitive ion channel family protein, with protein MNILIILAEVSFIIFVFLLLNWLVSKLFKLFTKTSILKSKDRSIKTLRRNITGLLLLACLVLCILVVGANGYLIYRGENLQQYMLLLIGRIPSRFWVTLGIGIAQSIGTLILAAFALKFLNYWLNVASTRAKNLEKNTADDESIDAFFSALYYRICSGVWLWAVILCAQFLKLPATVSQYLYIGLRIYLIIAVGLLILKAVTAIVDTLDVISITYANSDTLLRFYDRLRHLIPFLKRCLELVIYVCMATLVIQQVQLIANIAAFGPRIINIIGIIFISRVLFEVIYLLIEEVLFKNKNLTEIQKSRRLTLVPLLRSFLQYLVYFGATISILYTLDIDPTPILAGAGILGIAVGFGAQTLINDIVCGFFVLFENYYLVGDYIEAGKVEEKVVEGIVEAIELRTTRLRHPNGQLQIIRNGDIGSITNYSKQYIFAVVEVGVPYNSNLAHVYKVIEEIGQQLKVDDPDVLEGTQVDGVESLGESNLLLRTLTKVKPGKHLQIQRVLRKMFTDALLREGIVIPLRAEVAEG; from the coding sequence ATGAACATATTAATTATCTTAGCTGAAGTCAGCTTTATAATCTTTGTCTTTTTATTATTGAACTGGCTTGTCAGCAAATTATTCAAGCTATTTACTAAGACCTCTATACTTAAAAGCAAAGATAGGAGTATCAAAACTCTCCGCCGGAATATCACAGGGTTATTGTTACTTGCTTGCTTGGTATTATGCATTCTGGTTGTGGGTGCTAATGGTTATCTAATTTATCGCGGTGAAAACCTTCAGCAATATATGCTCTTGTTGATTGGGCGTATCCCTTCACGATTTTGGGTAACTCTGGGAATTGGTATAGCTCAGAGTATTGGCACTTTGATTTTAGCGGCGTTCGCTTTGAAATTCCTCAATTATTGGCTGAATGTAGCGAGTACTCGCGCCAAAAACTTAGAAAAAAATACTGCCGATGATGAAAGTATTGATGCTTTCTTTAGCGCTCTCTATTACAGAATCTGTAGTGGAGTCTGGCTGTGGGCTGTCATTTTGTGTGCTCAGTTTCTCAAATTGCCAGCAACGGTTTCGCAATATTTATACATTGGTCTGCGAATCTATCTAATTATTGCCGTCGGTTTACTGATACTCAAAGCAGTCACTGCGATCGTTGATACCTTGGATGTAATCAGCATTACATACGCCAATTCTGATACCCTCCTAAGATTCTACGATCGCCTCCGACACCTGATACCCTTTTTAAAGCGGTGTCTGGAATTAGTGATTTATGTTTGCATGGCCACGTTAGTAATTCAGCAGGTGCAATTAATTGCAAATATTGCAGCTTTTGGGCCGCGAATTATCAATATCATCGGCATCATTTTCATTAGTCGCGTGTTGTTTGAGGTCATCTACTTACTGATTGAAGAGGTGCTGTTCAAAAATAAAAATTTGACTGAGATTCAAAAAAGTAGACGGCTGACCCTCGTTCCTCTTTTACGTAGTTTTTTGCAATATTTAGTTTACTTTGGTGCTACAATTTCTATTCTTTATACTCTTGACATCGATCCAACTCCGATACTTGCAGGTGCAGGTATTCTAGGAATTGCTGTAGGTTTTGGGGCGCAGACATTGATTAACGATATCGTCTGCGGCTTCTTTGTTTTATTTGAAAACTACTACTTAGTGGGTGACTATATCGAGGCCGGGAAAGTCGAAGAAAAAGTTGTTGAAGGTATTGTTGAGGCAATTGAACTTAGAACTACCCGCCTGAGACATCCTAATGGGCAATTGCAAATTATCCGCAATGGAGATATTGGCTCAATTACTAATTACTCCAAGCAGTACATCTTTGCAGTAGTAGAAGTTGGTGTGCCTTATAATTCCAACTTGGCTCATGTGTACAAAGTCATTGAGGAAATAGGACAGCAGTTAAAAGTAGATGATCCAGATGTACTTGAAGGTACACAAGTGGATGGAGTAGAAAGTCTGGGAGAGTCTAACTTATTGCTTAGGACATTGACGAAGGTAAAACCGGGAAAACATTTACAAATCCAGCGCGTTCTTCGGAAGATGTTTACGGATGCACTGCTGCGAGAAGGAATTGTAATTCCCCTTCGTGCCGAAGTTGCCGAAGGCTAA
- a CDS encoding TMEM165/GDT1 family protein encodes MLTAFTAGLLLITVSELGDKTFFIAVILAMHHSRRLVFVGVSAALAAMTILSVLFGQAASLLPKVYIHYAEIVLFIAFGVKLLYDASKMSAAACDTEVVESAQAAVKKADSQLPKQKTTLAVLIEAFVLTFMAEWGDRTQIATIALAASNNPIGVSAGAILGHTLCAAIAVIGGKMIAGRISERQLTIAGGCLFLIFGAVAAIEGA; translated from the coding sequence GTGCTAACAGCTTTTACAGCAGGTTTATTATTAATTACTGTTTCAGAGCTAGGAGATAAAACATTTTTTATCGCCGTGATTTTAGCGATGCATCATTCGCGGCGACTGGTATTTGTGGGGGTGAGCGCTGCTTTAGCAGCAATGACAATACTTTCAGTGCTATTTGGACAAGCGGCATCTTTACTGCCAAAAGTTTATATTCATTATGCAGAAATAGTTTTATTTATTGCCTTTGGCGTTAAGCTGCTATATGACGCTAGTAAAATGTCTGCCGCTGCTTGTGACACAGAAGTTGTAGAATCAGCCCAAGCAGCGGTAAAAAAGGCAGATTCACAGTTACCAAAACAAAAAACCACCTTAGCAGTTTTAATAGAAGCTTTTGTACTTACTTTTATGGCAGAGTGGGGCGATCGCACACAAATTGCTACCATTGCTTTAGCAGCTAGTAATAATCCTATAGGGGTAAGTGCTGGTGCAATTTTAGGACATACTTTATGTGCAGCGATCGCTGTTATTGGTGGCAAAATGATTGCTGGGCGGATTTCTGAACGTCAACTCACCATAGCTGGCGGCTGCCTGTTTTTGATTTTTGGTGCAGTTGCCGCTATAGAAGGAGCTTGA
- a CDS encoding ArsR/SmtB family transcription factor, producing the protein MNTRKRKPDLDIVQTSDAPTCETHLVNLENVRSSMAHILSTEKAQLMAEVFGVLADPNRLRLVSALAAQELCVCDLAALTKMSESAVCHQLRLLKAMRFVSYRRSGRNVYYSLAEGHITSLYHFLVEHLNESNDEDLR; encoded by the coding sequence ATGAACACACGCAAACGAAAACCAGATTTAGATATAGTTCAAACTTCTGATGCGCCTACTTGTGAAACCCATTTAGTGAATTTAGAAAATGTCCGTTCTTCAATGGCGCACATTCTGTCAACAGAAAAAGCACAACTGATGGCAGAAGTATTTGGGGTATTGGCAGATCCTAACCGTTTACGTCTGGTTTCAGCTTTGGCTGCCCAGGAGTTATGTGTTTGCGATTTAGCAGCATTGACAAAAATGAGTGAATCTGCTGTTTGTCATCAATTACGTTTGTTAAAAGCTATGCGTTTTGTTAGCTATCGTCGATCGGGTCGAAATGTCTATTACAGTCTGGCTGAAGGTCACATTACTAGTCTTTATCACTTTTTAGTAGAACATTTGAACGAATCAAATGATGAAGATTTAAGATAA
- a CDS encoding geranylgeranyl reductase family protein, which produces MYDTIIVGAGPAGGTAAYHLAKKGRSVLILEKESLPRYKPCGGGVSPAIAQWFDFDFSPAISVKADSLRFTWNLEDPVEAKIATKEPVWMVRRDVFDHFLVQQAQKQGAELRDRTEVTGIEFKSDYWQVNTANGSVTGCYLIAADGAKGSMAKWLGFKERKRRLAGALEAEVPAVVEKKSTIHFEFGLVKNGYIWNFPKADGYSIGVGTFIGGKPQNFKKILDEYAKSFNVELTASKQYGHPLCIWDGNQKLHTQNAVLAGEAACIVDPMTAEGIRPSIFSGLLAAGAIDQALSGDINALEQYSEAINEQWGSDMAWAQKLAGAFYRFPGIGYKVGVKRPSGAQIMGKILCGELRYGDVASRALKRLIPGLGS; this is translated from the coding sequence ATGTACGACACGATCATCGTCGGTGCTGGCCCAGCAGGTGGAACAGCAGCATACCATTTAGCCAAAAAAGGTCGCTCAGTATTAATTTTAGAAAAAGAATCTCTACCAAGATATAAACCATGTGGTGGTGGTGTGTCACCAGCGATCGCTCAATGGTTTGACTTTGATTTTAGCCCAGCAATTTCTGTCAAAGCCGACTCCCTGCGCTTCACCTGGAACTTAGAAGACCCCGTAGAAGCTAAAATCGCCACCAAAGAACCTGTCTGGATGGTGCGGCGAGATGTGTTTGACCATTTTCTCGTACAGCAAGCCCAAAAACAAGGCGCTGAACTGCGCGATCGCACAGAAGTTACAGGAATTGAGTTTAAAAGTGATTATTGGCAAGTAAACACAGCCAATGGCTCAGTTACAGGTTGCTACTTAATTGCAGCCGATGGCGCAAAAGGATCAATGGCTAAATGGCTAGGTTTCAAAGAACGTAAACGTCGCCTTGCAGGAGCTTTAGAGGCAGAAGTTCCTGCCGTTGTAGAAAAAAAATCGACAATTCACTTTGAGTTTGGCTTAGTCAAAAACGGCTATATCTGGAATTTTCCCAAAGCTGATGGTTACTCTATTGGCGTTGGTACATTTATTGGTGGTAAACCGCAAAACTTCAAGAAAATTTTGGATGAGTACGCTAAATCATTTAACGTAGAACTCACAGCGAGTAAGCAATATGGTCATCCCCTTTGTATTTGGGATGGTAATCAAAAACTGCATACCCAAAATGCTGTTTTAGCTGGAGAAGCCGCTTGTATAGTTGATCCAATGACAGCAGAAGGCATTCGACCCTCAATTTTTAGTGGTTTGCTAGCGGCTGGAGCTATTGATCAAGCACTTTCTGGTGATATCAATGCTTTAGAACAATACAGCGAAGCCATTAACGAACAATGGGGTAGTGATATGGCTTGGGCGCAAAAACTAGCTGGAGCATTTTATCGCTTTCCTGGAATTGGCTATAAAGTTGGTGTTAAGCGCCCCTCTGGAGCGCAAATTATGGGTAAAATCCTGTGTGGCGAACTACGTTATGGCGACGTTGCTAGTCGGGCGCTGAAGCGTTTAATTCCTGGTTTGGGAAGTTAG
- the uvsE gene encoding UV DNA damage repair endonuclease UvsE — protein MTAIQFQNLPDTQQQQKDTLSHLGLVCITISQQVRFRTMTRTRYLKLSDVQQESALRELYQHNLQRLHDALSFCENNNISLYRMSSALFPLSDMEDEIGANILEEMSADLGKIGERSQALGIRMVLHPDQFVVLSSDSPEVVQTSIKILERHARTLDLLGLPQSPWSLMNIHGGKSQRSEQLIKVISELPEAIKSRLTLENDEYAYSASEILAVCQQAGIPMVFDAHHHICHEKLDSYDDPSVASMLYAARATWANPEWQLVHISNGETAFDDRKHSDLITAMPNVYHEVRWIEVEAKRKEEAIANLRSWWLMGQ, from the coding sequence ATGACCGCAATCCAATTTCAAAATCTTCCTGATACACAGCAACAGCAAAAAGACACTCTATCGCACTTAGGGCTGGTCTGTATTACTATTTCTCAACAAGTGCGCTTTCGGACAATGACACGAACGCGCTACTTGAAACTTTCTGATGTCCAACAAGAAAGTGCCTTGAGAGAACTATATCAGCACAACTTACAGCGTTTGCATGATGCTTTGTCTTTTTGTGAAAATAACAACATTTCCCTGTATCGCATGTCCTCAGCCTTGTTTCCCCTGAGTGACATGGAAGACGAAATCGGTGCGAACATATTAGAAGAAATGAGCGCTGATTTAGGCAAAATCGGTGAGAGATCTCAAGCTTTGGGCATCAGAATGGTACTGCACCCAGATCAATTTGTCGTGTTGAGTTCTGATTCTCCTGAAGTAGTACAAACAAGTATCAAAATTTTAGAACGACATGCTCGTACACTGGACTTACTGGGCTTACCTCAGTCGCCTTGGTCATTGATGAATATTCATGGTGGTAAATCTCAACGCAGCGAACAATTAATCAAGGTAATTTCAGAACTACCAGAAGCCATCAAAAGCCGCTTGACTTTAGAAAACGACGAATACGCCTACAGCGCTAGTGAAATTTTAGCAGTGTGCCAGCAGGCAGGAATACCAATGGTCTTCGATGCTCATCACCACATTTGCCACGAAAAACTAGATAGTTACGACGATCCGAGTGTAGCGTCTATGTTGTATGCAGCCAGAGCAACTTGGGCAAATCCAGAGTGGCAGTTAGTGCATATTTCCAACGGTGAAACAGCTTTTGATGACAGAAAACACAGCGATTTAATTACCGCTATGCCCAACGTTTACCATGAAGTGCGGTGGATAGAAGTCGAAGCCAAACGCAAAGAAGAAGCGATCGCCAATTTGCGGTCTTGGTGGCTTATGGGACAATAA
- the frr gene encoding ribosome recycling factor, giving the protein MKLAEAESTMQKTVEATQRAFNTIRTGRANASLLDKVQVDYYGSPTPLKSLANISTPDATTILIQPYDKSSLNIVEKAISLSDVGLTPNNDGSVIRLNIPPLTSDRRKELVKLAAKYAEEGRVAIRNIRRDAIDSIRKQEKASEISEDESKDQQDDLQKLTNKYTAKIDELLVEKEKDISTV; this is encoded by the coding sequence GTGAAATTAGCTGAAGCTGAAAGTACAATGCAAAAAACCGTTGAGGCAACTCAACGAGCTTTTAATACGATTCGCACTGGTCGCGCCAATGCGAGTCTATTAGATAAAGTACAGGTGGACTACTACGGTTCACCTACACCTTTAAAATCGTTGGCAAACATCAGTACACCAGATGCTACAACGATTTTAATTCAACCTTACGATAAAAGTAGCCTCAACATCGTTGAAAAAGCAATTTCCCTTTCAGATGTGGGTTTAACACCCAATAACGACGGTTCTGTAATTCGGTTGAATATTCCGCCTTTAACAAGCGATCGCCGTAAAGAATTAGTTAAACTTGCTGCTAAGTATGCTGAAGAAGGTCGTGTTGCTATTCGTAATATCCGCCGCGATGCCATAGATTCAATTCGCAAACAAGAAAAAGCATCTGAAATCTCTGAAGATGAATCCAAAGACCAACAAGATGATCTGCAAAAATTGACCAACAAGTACACTGCCAAAATAGACGAATTATTGGTAGAAAAAGAAAAAGACATTTCTACTGTCTAA
- a CDS encoding Hsp70 family protein produces the protein MAIAIDFGTSNTVITRWNPVTQEPETLSLPGFSIQQSLNPPLIPSLVYVEEATQGKIFVGQQVRDRGLDLKGDARFFRSFKRGIGADIQGFLPELDGQIVTFERIGQWFLTHLIEQLAPQEGGLDSLVLTVPVDSFEAYRHWLGKVCQALPVEQVRMLDEPTAAALGYGLVDQEILLVIDFGGGTLDLSLVQLNKGAQANPKPVGFLLKWGSKSLAEDSKQKVKTARVLAKAGQNLGGTDIDNWLVDYFAKSQGLAVSPLTTRLAERVKIQLSTQNQASEVYFDDETFESYELELNRDILENILKEHAFFELLDESMMNLLQQARRQGIELADINAVLLVGGTVQLPAVQTWVKQYFEPEKIRCERPFEAIAQGALQLTQGIEIKDFLYHSYGVRYWNRRQQRHNWHPIIKAGQAYPMNQPVELVLGASLENQPSIELIMGELGVETGATEVYFDGDRLITRRLDSGETSVKPLNDQEGARTIAQLTPPGFPGSDRIKILFQVDEQRFLRITVEDLLTNDTLLENQLVAQLS, from the coding sequence ATGGCGATCGCAATCGATTTTGGCACTAGCAACACAGTTATCACTCGCTGGAATCCCGTCACCCAAGAGCCGGAAACTCTAAGTTTACCTGGTTTCTCAATTCAGCAAAGTCTCAATCCGCCGCTGATTCCCAGCTTAGTTTATGTAGAAGAAGCAACACAGGGTAAAATTTTTGTCGGTCAACAAGTACGCGATCGCGGTCTTGATCTTAAGGGAGATGCTCGATTTTTCCGCAGCTTCAAACGTGGTATTGGTGCAGATATCCAAGGTTTCTTGCCGGAACTAGATGGGCAAATCGTCACATTTGAGCGAATAGGGCAATGGTTTCTCACCCATTTGATTGAGCAACTAGCACCCCAAGAAGGTGGGTTGGATTCCCTCGTGCTAACCGTACCCGTAGATAGCTTTGAAGCTTATCGTCACTGGTTAGGCAAAGTTTGTCAAGCACTTCCTGTTGAACAGGTAAGAATGTTAGATGAACCTACAGCCGCGGCTTTGGGATATGGTTTGGTAGATCAAGAAATTCTGTTGGTGATTGACTTTGGCGGCGGAACTCTGGATTTGTCCCTTGTGCAGTTAAATAAAGGCGCGCAAGCTAATCCCAAACCCGTAGGATTTTTGCTCAAATGGGGTAGCAAATCCTTAGCTGAAGATTCCAAGCAAAAGGTAAAAACTGCCCGTGTATTGGCGAAAGCTGGGCAAAATTTAGGCGGTACTGATATTGATAATTGGTTAGTAGATTACTTCGCCAAATCTCAAGGATTAGCGGTAAGTCCCTTGACAACAAGATTGGCAGAACGGGTAAAAATTCAGCTATCTACCCAAAACCAAGCCAGTGAAGTTTATTTTGATGACGAGACGTTTGAAAGCTACGAACTGGAATTAAACCGCGACATCTTAGAAAATATCCTTAAAGAACATGCGTTTTTTGAGCTGCTTGATGAGTCGATGATGAATCTTTTGCAACAAGCACGACGGCAAGGCATAGAACTGGCAGACATTAATGCAGTTTTATTAGTTGGTGGCACAGTACAACTACCAGCAGTGCAGACATGGGTAAAACAGTATTTTGAACCAGAGAAAATTCGTTGCGAACGACCTTTTGAAGCGATCGCCCAAGGGGCATTACAGTTAACTCAAGGCATAGAAATCAAAGATTTTCTCTACCATAGTTACGGTGTGCGTTATTGGAACCGTCGCCAACAGCGCCACAACTGGCATCCTATCATTAAAGCTGGACAAGCTTATCCGATGAATCAGCCCGTGGAATTAGTCTTAGGCGCTTCCTTAGAGAATCAACCCAGCATTGAACTGATTATGGGAGAATTGGGAGTCGAGACAGGCGCTACAGAAGTTTATTTTGATGGCGATCGCTTAATCACTCGCCGACTTGATAGTGGTGAAACCAGCGTTAAACCTCTCAACGATCAAGAAGGCGCGAGAACCATTGCTCAACTCACACCCCCAGGTTTTCCAGGAAGCGATCGCATTAAAATTCTTTTTCAAGTGGATGAGCAGCGCTTTTTGCGAATCACAGTTGAAGATTTATTGACTAATGACACACTCTTAGAAAATCAACTTGTGGCACAGTTGAGCTAG
- a CDS encoding tetratricopeptide repeat protein produces the protein MNYLHQTIAILGITGVLSGMPIIAHAQGAAARINQMNFQEYYNQGVQKLEQGDFSGAIADFNQVVQLNPQYYEGFCLRGLAKSQLGDLQAAITDFDQALKINPHHADAYNSRGTAYAQLGNTQEAIADFNQTIKVAPNFVDGYYNLGLLNYQQGDHKQAIANFNQAISINPNLADAYGNRGLAQYALGDSKNAVADLKQAASLFQNQKNTLGYRQTQALIQQLQR, from the coding sequence ATGAACTACCTTCATCAGACGATCGCCATCTTGGGAATCACAGGTGTATTGAGTGGAATGCCGATTATAGCTCATGCACAAGGAGCAGCAGCACGCATCAATCAGATGAACTTTCAGGAATACTATAACCAAGGTGTGCAAAAACTAGAACAAGGAGATTTTTCAGGAGCGATCGCTGACTTTAATCAAGTTGTACAATTAAACCCCCAATATTATGAAGGCTTTTGCCTGCGGGGGCTAGCCAAGTCTCAATTAGGAGACTTGCAAGCAGCTATTACAGACTTTGATCAAGCACTGAAAATCAATCCTCATCATGCAGATGCTTACAATAGTCGAGGAACTGCTTATGCTCAACTAGGAAACACTCAAGAAGCGATCGCAGACTTTAATCAGACTATAAAAGTAGCCCCAAACTTTGTAGATGGCTATTACAATTTAGGATTACTAAATTATCAACAAGGCGATCACAAACAAGCGATCGCTAATTTCAACCAAGCAATTAGTATTAATCCTAACTTAGCTGATGCCTACGGTAACAGAGGACTAGCACAGTATGCTTTAGGAGATAGCAAGAACGCTGTTGCAGATTTAAAGCAGGCAGCAAGTCTGTTTCAAAACCAAAAAAATACTCTTGGATATCGCCAAACACAAGCTCTGATTCAACAACTCCAGCGGTAG